A section of the Dehalobacter sp. DCM genome encodes:
- a CDS encoding nitrogenase component 1, with amino-acid sequence MSIQKENYRNVSENPCNMCMPLGGIIAFKGIEGSMTLLHGSQGCATYMRRTISEHYEEPIDVASSSLNEKGTVFGGEDNLKKGLDNVRLLYKPKMIGVLTTCLAETIGEDIGGITGRYLQDRGLTDLPIVNVSTPGYGGSHSEGYWHTIYRIVSSLACDRTSHSKINVIVPHISAADLREIKRMLREMDLDFTLLPDYADTLDAPYSKPYKKIPDGGTKLEDIRRMPGAKATLEIGLTVEDAQSAGKYLETEFGVPLFRVPLPVGIESTDIFFDTLKIISGKAITDEITRERGRLLDGMFDSHKYNFLGRAVIFGEPEQVYAATRLCLENGIHPLIIATGSRSKKLEQLLHLEIAKTNSATHGYDEKFIIMGDTDFAHILEKSKELNVNLAIGHSEGKILTERADIPLVRYGFPIIDRVGGQRMVSAGYQGSLSFLDRLTNTLLENKYRNYRQTMYGKYYSVSAK; translated from the coding sequence ATGAGTATACAAAAAGAAAATTACCGCAATGTCAGTGAAAACCCTTGTAATATGTGTATGCCGCTGGGCGGGATCATCGCTTTCAAGGGGATTGAAGGTTCGATGACACTCCTCCATGGTTCTCAGGGTTGTGCAACGTATATGCGTCGAACCATATCCGAGCATTATGAAGAACCTATTGATGTCGCCTCTTCTTCGTTGAATGAGAAAGGAACTGTCTTTGGCGGCGAAGATAATTTGAAAAAAGGTTTGGATAATGTCCGTCTACTCTATAAACCCAAGATGATTGGTGTTTTAACGACCTGCTTAGCAGAAACAATCGGTGAAGACATCGGAGGAATAACAGGCCGGTATTTACAGGACAGAGGACTAACGGACCTGCCAATTGTTAATGTATCCACTCCTGGATACGGCGGTTCTCATTCAGAAGGATATTGGCATACCATATACCGCATTGTTTCTTCCCTCGCCTGTGATCGGACATCCCATTCCAAAATCAATGTTATTGTTCCTCATATCAGTGCGGCAGACTTACGAGAGATAAAACGGATGCTGCGTGAAATGGATTTAGACTTTACGCTATTACCCGACTACGCAGACACGTTAGATGCACCCTATTCGAAACCGTATAAAAAGATCCCGGATGGCGGAACAAAACTTGAGGATATACGAAGAATGCCTGGGGCCAAAGCAACTTTGGAAATTGGGTTAACGGTTGAAGATGCGCAGTCGGCAGGTAAATACCTCGAGACAGAATTTGGAGTACCCTTGTTTCGTGTACCTCTTCCTGTAGGAATCGAAAGTACGGACATCTTCTTTGACACGCTGAAAATTATCAGTGGGAAAGCGATAACGGACGAGATAACCCGGGAAAGAGGCAGACTGCTGGATGGCATGTTTGACTCCCATAAATATAACTTTCTAGGCAGAGCGGTTATTTTCGGCGAACCGGAACAGGTTTATGCAGCTACCCGGCTTTGTCTGGAGAATGGAATTCATCCACTGATTATCGCCACAGGAAGCCGTAGCAAAAAGCTTGAACAATTGCTTCATTTGGAAATCGCCAAAACAAACAGCGCCACACATGGGTATGATGAAAAATTCATTATCATGGGCGATACCGACTTTGCGCATATTCTTGAGAAAAGCAAAGAACTGAACGTCAATCTGGCGATTGGCCATTCTGAAGGCAAGATTTTAACAGAGAGAGCGGATATTCCGCTAGTCCGATACGGCTTTCCGATTATCGACCGGGTTGGCGGGCAGCGCATGGTATCTGCTGGTTATCAGGGAAGTTTGAGTTTCTTGGACAGACTGACAAATACCCTGTTAGAAAACAAGTACCGGAATTATCGTCAGACAATGTATGGGAAATATTATTCTGTCTCAGCCAAATAG
- the nifE gene encoding nitrogenase iron-molybdenum cofactor biosynthesis protein NifE: MEKGSNPAIEERKDSVQTKGETKMQLKCNTDSVAGCVSQRACVYCGARVVLNPITDAIHLVHGPIGCASYTWDIRGSLTSGADLFRFSFSTDLQEMDVIFGGEKKLTRAIDDLVEKYHPPLIFVYSTCIVGVIGDDLEAVCKEASRKHGIQVIPVQSSGFIGSKSAGYKAACDALMRLIEPPPGEIIEQDKTINYLGEFNLAGELWIIQNYLKEIGIDINVALTGDSRFETLKLASKACLNIVQCAGSMIYTAEQMKERFGIPYMTVSFIGIEDTSESLRRIAQTFLDPEMMHRTEELIQEKTAAIAPEIAFYRSKLQGKKAAIYVGGGFKAISLIKQFRELGIEVVMVGTQTGRQEEYETITDLVKEGTVIMDDTNPSELEKFILEKEADLLVGGVKERPLAYKMGIAFIDHNHDRKHPLSGYAGAVNFAEEVYATVCSPVWKYRSIMTAGEKEEKP, from the coding sequence ATGGAAAAAGGGTCAAATCCGGCAATTGAGGAAAGGAAGGATTCTGTTCAAACCAAAGGTGAAACAAAAATGCAGCTGAAATGCAATACAGATAGTGTAGCAGGTTGTGTAAGCCAAAGAGCCTGTGTCTATTGTGGGGCCAGAGTTGTCCTCAATCCCATCACAGATGCAATTCACCTTGTACATGGACCGATAGGCTGTGCAAGTTATACGTGGGATATCCGGGGTAGTTTAACAAGCGGAGCGGATCTATTCCGCTTCAGCTTCTCCACGGATTTGCAGGAAATGGATGTCATTTTCGGCGGTGAAAAAAAACTAACACGGGCTATTGATGATTTGGTTGAAAAATACCACCCACCGCTGATTTTTGTCTATTCCACGTGTATTGTCGGCGTGATCGGAGACGATTTGGAGGCTGTTTGTAAAGAAGCATCCAGAAAACATGGGATTCAAGTCATCCCCGTTCAGTCTAGCGGTTTTATTGGCAGCAAATCAGCTGGATATAAAGCGGCGTGCGATGCCCTAATGCGGCTGATTGAACCACCGCCTGGCGAGATAATTGAGCAAGACAAAACGATTAATTATCTTGGTGAATTTAATCTCGCGGGGGAACTATGGATCATCCAGAATTACCTGAAAGAAATTGGTATCGACATCAACGTGGCGTTGACAGGTGATTCGCGTTTTGAAACTTTGAAATTGGCGAGTAAAGCGTGTTTGAATATTGTTCAATGCGCCGGCTCGATGATATATACGGCGGAACAAATGAAGGAGCGGTTTGGCATACCCTATATGACCGTCTCATTTATTGGAATCGAAGATACCTCGGAATCGTTGCGCAGGATCGCACAAACTTTTCTGGATCCTGAAATGATGCACAGGACAGAGGAACTGATTCAAGAGAAAACTGCAGCAATTGCACCAGAAATTGCGTTTTACCGCAGCAAACTTCAGGGAAAGAAAGCTGCGATCTATGTCGGCGGTGGTTTTAAAGCAATCTCACTGATCAAACAATTCCGCGAGCTCGGTATTGAGGTAGTTATGGTGGGAACGCAAACTGGCAGACAGGAAGAATATGAGACAATCACTGATTTGGTTAAGGAAGGAACCGTCATAATGGACGACACGAATCCTTCAGAACTTGAGAAGTTTATCCTGGAAAAAGAAGCAGATCTTCTGGTAGGCGGTGTTAAAGAAAGACCGTTAGCATATAAAATGGGAATTGCGTTCATCGATCATAATCATGACCGTAAACATCCATTAAGCGGTTACGCCGGAGCAGTAAATTTTGCCGAAGAAGTCTATGCGACAGTATGTTCTCCCGTGTGGAAATATCGAAGCATTATGACTGCAGGGGAAAAGGAGGAGAAACCATGA
- a CDS encoding 4Fe-4S binding protein, translating into MLVYQGLTFGGSPWIPQFIKDIDQELCIGCGRCVKVCSQGALGFGNLNDDEDADRMQSKIDNKDDCIGCMACGKTCVKRAISFEAKEI; encoded by the coding sequence ATGCTCGTTTATCAAGGATTAACCTTCGGCGGGTCACCGTGGATACCACAATTTATCAAGGATATTGATCAAGAGTTATGTATCGGCTGCGGCCGTTGTGTCAAAGTGTGTTCCCAGGGTGCACTGGGTTTCGGGAATCTGAATGATGATGAAGATGCCGACAGAATGCAGTCTAAAATTGATAATAAAGATGATTGTATTGGCTGCATGGCATGCGGCAAAACCTGTGTCAAAAGAGCGATTAGTTTTGAGGCAAAAGAAATCTAA
- the nifX gene encoding nitrogen fixation protein NifX, giving the protein MLIAFATTGEERINAHFGLADSFAVYEVNPAGSEFKEMITLPKSEQEDDKVELRAEILKQCAVVYCTHIGGPAAARLVQSGIQPLKAPEGTPITQELQRLQTMLRDTPAPWLRKRLQEEMNNKEESCLCSFIKD; this is encoded by the coding sequence ATGCTTATTGCTTTTGCGACGACTGGCGAAGAAAGAATTAATGCCCATTTTGGGCTGGCTGATTCTTTTGCAGTGTACGAAGTGAATCCTGCGGGCAGTGAGTTTAAAGAAATGATCACCCTTCCAAAAAGTGAACAAGAAGATGACAAAGTAGAATTAAGGGCCGAAATACTGAAACAGTGCGCTGTTGTTTATTGCACGCATATTGGTGGTCCGGCGGCGGCACGTTTGGTTCAGAGTGGTATTCAGCCACTCAAGGCGCCGGAGGGAACACCGATAACCCAGGAATTACAGCGCTTGCAAACAATGCTGAGAGATACGCCTGCACCTTGGCTGCGCAAGCGGTTGCAGGAAGAGATGAACAATAAGGAGGAGTCATGCCTATGCTCGTTTATCAAGGATTAA